The genomic region CTCGTGCCTTGGTCAACGAACCAGAGGTTATATGGGCTGATGAACCTACGGGAAATCTTGATACTAAAACCGCTGATCAGATCATGGAACTCCTGATGGAGATCAATCGAAAGATGGGAACTACTATCGTCATGGTGACACATTCAAATCAGATAGCGAAGTTTGCACAAAGAAAGATACTGATGGATAGTGGTGCTATTGTATCTAGGTAAATGACTCGAAACTGAAGAAGTATATGTATGCCTGTTGCACTATATTCGGTACCGTATCTGCACGATCAAAGCTCTAAGCTTTGTAGTCTGTAAAACTGATGAACAAAGTTGGGGTATTATTATCACATTGGCTGAAATCGAACAGGGATCTCTAGCAAAATATTCCCCTCATCATATATTCTCCAGTTCCCAAAACTGCTTTCTAACCCCGCAATACTACCGATGACTATTGCGGTATCTATCTTTCCATCCTCGACAGGCAGAACGTACTCACCTATCTCATTGCCTATCTCACCTGTGAGTACCAATCTCAAAGGTCCCTCATATTCCGTAGTCCCACGAAAGATGACTGTTGTGTCATTGCTGATCTGATCGCGGATAGGACCGATCATTGAGATCTTGGGGGCACTTGAGATGGCGAATCTTATAGGTATCTTGAGTGTGAGGTCTGAATCAACTCCCTCAGAGATCGGAAATACTAAGATGTATCCTTCTGTTGTGCTAGGTGAATTTTGTAAGTTTATCGGAGTTGTCCAAGAACGAAGATCTGGTTCGATCCCTGTTAATCCTCCGGTGCTTTCCCCAAGACGGATACCACGATCATCATAAACTTCTATTTTCACAGCTAGAAACGATGCTGTAGCACTACCTGTTGCGACAAATTTACCAGTAAGCATCTCTCCTTGTGTAGGTTCGATTAACTCAATGGTCCTTGGAGCATTGAAATTAGGGAGGTCATCATCTGCAAATGGTTGGATGGCAACTATTTGACGGGGAGTTACAGACGGATCGTGTATGAATTTGAGTAGAGGATTTTCTAAATACCCAAAGTAGACCAAAATAGAAACAAATGCCGATATAGAAAGAATCATCATAAAATATACGAGGAGAAAGTCTTTCCAAGTTCTGATACCCTGTTTTTGACTCTTAAAAACATACGTCTCCTTTGGGTTAAAGTCTTCTTCTAATCCTAACTCCTTTAACTCCCTCTTTCTCTTTGCCGTGCGATCGACCTTATCGATCAGTTCCAGAATCGATTCTTTGGTAGAACCGATCACGCCGTTGTATGATTGGTCAGAGGCTGTTTCGACTACATATGATGATGTGGGATCGAACTTTGATCTATTCTTTTTTTTCTGTTTATCTTTGGTTTCCATTATATGTATTAATAACTGTAGGTCTTATATTGCTACAGCAGAAGTAATAACCTGCCCAAGAAAGAACAGGTAAAAAATTAGAAGAAGCAAACCTTCCCATTGTGTTATCTGTCGCTCTTGTGTGATAAAAAAATACAAAAGCCCCGTCGCAACAAGTATCGGTGCTATCAAATAATATGTCTCATGCGAGACGGTAACATCTCCAAGAAGTGCCGGTATCCCTATAGCTCCAAAAAGATTGAAGATACTAGATCCCATGATATTTCCCACCACAACCTCTCTTAATCCTTTCTTCAGTGAAGTAAGGATTATCATAAGCTCTGGGAGAGATGTTCCCAATGAAAATGCTGTTATAGCTATCATATCTGAAGGTACTCCTAACATAGTCGAAATATCAACTATTGAATCAACAACATACTTCGATGCTAGAACTAGTAAAACTATACCTAGTGCTATCTTCACAAAGGTCATCGCCCCAAGCTGTTCCTTACGTGATCGATGTTTTGCTTCTATCTCAAGCCTTTGATGAGCAGAAGTGCTGCTGGATCTCACATGGATAGCGTAGAGAATGTACACAACAAGTCCAAATATCATTAGCAAAGACTCATACTTTGAGATCGATCCATCCTGTGCACTGAGAACTACAAGAAATGTTGCACCTATGAAGATCGGAAGGTCGACATGAAGGAGATCGTATTTTACCGAAAGGTTCTTTGCTACGATCGCGGCTAAACCGAGTATCAAGAGTATATTAGTAAGATTGCTACCTACCGCACTACCGAAAACCACCTGCGAATTACCACTTATCGAGGCGTAGATGGCTGATGAGATCTCAGGAAGTGAAGTGCCAAAAGACACTACAGTCACACCCAATACAAAACTCGGGATCCCTAAATGACGACCTATCTGCTCTGATGATCCAATAAAAATATCCGCCGCTTTTACAAGTGCAGCCATGCTTAATATGAAAAGTGCTATAGGCAGTAATGGTTCCATGGTTACAATAATGATCTACAAAGGCTCTCCTTAAATATTAACAGATAGTAATACGATATTACAGCAATTTGGCGCAGAACATACCAGATCACATACTATAAGGATATCAAAGTATTTTCATTCGTGGTTACAATTTGATAATATTAAGAAGAATCAATCTAAGTATATGACTTTTTACAATCTGCCCTATGCAAGAACAATATTTATCACTTGGAAATCGAGATGTATTTAACGGACAGTACATGCTTGCTGCATACAAGATCATACCCTATGGTGGAGTTACATTGGCTGATGCAGCAACAGAAG from Candidatus Nomurabacteria bacterium harbors:
- a CDS encoding calcium/sodium antiporter is translated as MEPLLPIALFILSMAALVKAADIFIGSSEQIGRHLGIPSFVLGVTVVSFGTSLPEISSAIYASISGNSQVVFGSAVGSNLTNILLILGLAAIVAKNLSVKYDLLHVDLPIFIGATFLVVLSAQDGSISKYESLLMIFGLVVYILYAIHVRSSSTSAHQRLEIEAKHRSRKEQLGAMTFVKIALGIVLLVLASKYVVDSIVDISTMLGVPSDMIAITAFSLGTSLPELMIILTSLKKGLREVVVGNIMGSSIFNLFGAIGIPALLGDVTVSHETYYLIAPILVATGLLYFFITQERQITQWEGLLLLIFYLFFLGQVITSAVAI